In Dioscorea cayenensis subsp. rotundata cultivar TDr96_F1 chromosome 9, TDr96_F1_v2_PseudoChromosome.rev07_lg8_w22 25.fasta, whole genome shotgun sequence, a genomic segment contains:
- the LOC120268645 gene encoding senescence-specific cysteine protease SAG12-like: MFKYQNVNVTDLPESVDWRDKGAVTPIKRQGRFMLGFAALAAVEGAFKINTSRLVSLNGGVTLEDNYPYTETQGCCQERKARTPVAYITDYQHVPANKEALLKHVAHQTVSAAVFSEKVNFKQYRGGLFFEHHEDYPNHTVTIVRYGKYRNFLRDKGYMKVARDIGLRYGVCGIARAINFKEEFSPMFLEEEQRQEIVN; encoded by the exons ATGTTCAAGTATCAGAATGTGAATGTCACTGATTTACCTGAGTCCGTGGATTGGAGGGACAAAGGAGCGGTCACTCCTATAAAGAGACAAGGCAG ATTCATGTTGGGCTTTGCTGCGTTAGCTGCTGTGGAGGGAGCCTTTAAGATCAACACAAGCCGCTTGGTTTCTCT GAATGGTGGTGTGACATTAGAAGATAACTATCCCTACACAGAAACTCAGGGTTGCTGCCAGGAACGGAAAGCAAGAACACCTGTAGCATATATAACTGATTATCAGCATGTGCCTGCAAATAAGGAGGCTTTGCTTAAACATGTAGCCCACCAAACAGTTTCAGCTGCTGTCTTTTCtgaaaaagtaaattttaagcAGTATAGAGGTGGTTTATTCTTTGAGCATCATGAAGATTATCCTAATCATACTGTTACTATAGTTCGGTACGGGAAATATC GGAACTTTTTGAGGGATAAGGGTTACATGAAGGTGGCAAGGGATATTGGATTGCGTTACGGTGTTTGCGGTATTGCGAG AGCTATCAACTTCAAGGAGGAATTCAGTCCAATGTTTCTTGAAGAAGAGCAAAGACAG GAAATAGTTAATTAG